In Cervus elaphus chromosome 24, mCerEla1.1, whole genome shotgun sequence, a single genomic region encodes these proteins:
- the EPM2AIP1 gene encoding EPM2A-interacting protein 1 codes for MWMTPKRSKMEIDESRAFRAEWTQRYLVVEPPEGEGALCLVCRRLVAATGESDVKQHYEAEHEYYERYVTEDERTALVERLRRGGLPEAAPLTPEQRIARAGLGLARLLALKGCGWGEGDFVHRCMAVMLSDVLPDHVGIMDGIDLSPETTRQRVLDIHQNLRSQLFNRAKDFRAYSLALDDQAFVAYENYLLVFVRGVGHNLEVHEELLTIINLTHHFSVGALMAAILEALQTAGLSLQRMVGLTTTHTLRMIGENSGLVSYMREKAVSPNCWNVIHYSGFLHLELLSSYDVDVNQIINAVSEWIVLIKTRGVRRPEFQALLTESESEHGERVNGRCLNNWLRKGKTLKLIFSLRKEIETFLVSIGATTVHFTDKEWLCDFGFLVDIMDHLREISELLRVNRVFAAAAFDHICAFEVKLNLLQRQVEEKNLTNFAALSQVVDELKENLQEDEKVLDLERYRGVICRLQKEFERHFKDLKFIKKDLELFANPFSFKPEYAPISVRVELTKLQANASLWEEYRTKDLGQFYAGLPAESFPIIKGVACKVASLFDSSKICEKAFSYLTRNQHTLSQPLTDEHLHALFRIATTEIEPRWDDLVRGRNETNP; via the coding sequence ATGTGGATGACGCCCAAGAGGAGCAAAATGGAAATCGACGAGTCTCGGGCGTTCCGGGCCGAGTGGACCCAGCGGTACCTGGTGGTGGAGCCTCCGGAGGGCGAGGGCGCCTTGTGCCTGGTCTGTCGCCGCCTGGTCGCAGCTACCGGCGAGTCCGACGTCAAGCAGCACTACGAGGCCGAGCACGAGTACTACGAGCGGTATGTAACGGAGGACGAGCGCACGGCGCTGGTGGAGCGTCTGCGTCGGGGCGGCTTGCCGGAGGCCGCCCCGCTCACTCCGGAGCAGAGAATAGCTCGTGCAGGCCTGGGACTCGCCCGCCTCTTGGCCTTGAAGGGTTGCGGCTGGGGCGAGGGGGACTTTGTGCACCGGTGCATGGCGGTGATGCTGAGCGACGTGCTGCCCGACCACGTAGGCATTATGGATGGCATCGATTTGTCTCCAGAGACCACGCGGCAGCGAGTCCTGGACATTCACCAGAATCTACGCAGTCAACTTTTTAACCGAGCCAAGGACTTTAGAGCCTATTCCCTTGCCTTGGACGACCAGGCTTTTGTGGCCTATGAGAACTACCTGCTGGTCTTTGTCCGCGGCGTCGGCCACAATTTGGAGGTACACGAAGAGCTTCTGACCATAATCAACCTGACTCATCACTTCAGTGTTGGCGCCCTCATGGCGGCAATCCTTGAGGCCCTGCAGACGGCCGGGCTTAGCCTGCAGCGCATGGTTGGACTGACCACGACCCACACTCTGAGGATGATTGGTGAGAACTCTGGACTGGTGTCATACATGAGAGAAAAGGCTGTAAGCCCCAACTGTTGGAATGTGATCCACTATTCGGGATTTCTTCACTTGGAACTGTTGAGCTCCTACGATGTGGATGTTAATCAGATCATAAATGCCGTATCTGAATGGATAGTTTTGATTAAGACCAGAGGCGTGAGGCGGCCGGAATTTCAGGCTTTACTGACTGAATCTGAATCAGAGCACGGTGAAAGGGTTAACGGACGCTGTCTGAACAACTGGCTTAGGAAAGGGAAGACTTTGAAACTAATATTTTCCTTAAGAAAAGAGATAGAAACATTCTTGGTCTCGATAGGAGCCACGACGGtccatttcacagacaaggaaTGGCTCTGTGACTTCGGCTTCCTGGTGGATATTATGGACCACCTTCGAGAAATTAGCGAACTATTGAGAGTGAACAGAGTCTTTGCTGCCGCTGCCTTTGACCATATCTGTGCCTTTGAAGTGAAGCTGAATTTACTTCAGAGACAAGTCGAGGAAAAAAATTTGACCAACTTTGCTGCCTTGAGCCAAGTGGTTGATGAGCTTAAAGAGAATCTTCAAGAAGACGAAAAAGTACTCGATCTTGAGAGGTATCGAGGGGTGATCTGTCGCCTACAGAAAGAGTTTGAACGACATTTCAAGGACCTCAAGTTCATTAAAAAGGACTTAGAGCTTTTTGCTAATCCATTTAGCTTTAAACCTGAATATGCACCTATTTCAGTAAGGGTGGAACTTACAAAACTTCAGGCAAATGCTAGCCTTTGGGAGGAATACAGAACCAAAGATTTAGGGCAGTTCTATGCTGGGCTGCCTGCCGAATCTTTCCCGATTATCAAAGGGGTTGCCTGTAAGGTGGCATCCTTGTTTGATAGCAGCAAAATCTGTGAAAAGGCTTTTTCATATTTGACTCGAAACCAACACACTTTGAGCCAGCCTTTGACAGACGAACACCTCCACGCCCTGTTTCGGATTGCGACCACTGAAATAGAGCCACGCTGGGATGATCTTGtgagaggaagaaatgaaaccAATCCATAA